One Amycolatopsis sp. NBC_00355 genomic window carries:
- a CDS encoding AraC family transcriptional regulator, translating into MRNTHIDTVDDLDRDVVAIGTDYPPRHVLAEHRHRRAQVLYGVTGSMRVETADGAWTVPPHRAVLIPAGTPHAVRMTGVSTRSLYVEPRAVPWFPARCRVVEVTPLLRELLREAVDVEPRYVARGRDAVLLQLALHELRRAAPLPLDLPLPADPELRRLCQDFLAEPRVDVRPAAWAARLHVAERTLHRRFRAETGLGLAPWRRRACVLHALPLLAAGAPVAEVAAGLGYAGPGAFTTMFHRLLGAPPSEFRER; encoded by the coding sequence GTGCGCAACACCCACATCGACACCGTCGACGACCTCGACCGGGACGTCGTCGCCATCGGCACCGACTACCCGCCCCGCCACGTCCTCGCCGAACACCGGCACCGCCGCGCCCAGGTCCTCTACGGCGTCACCGGCTCGATGCGCGTCGAGACGGCCGACGGCGCGTGGACCGTCCCGCCGCACCGGGCCGTGCTGATCCCGGCCGGCACGCCGCACGCGGTCCGGATGACCGGCGTCAGCACGCGCAGCCTGTACGTCGAACCCCGTGCGGTGCCGTGGTTCCCGGCCCGGTGCCGGGTCGTCGAGGTGACGCCGCTGCTGCGCGAACTGCTGCGGGAGGCGGTCGACGTCGAACCGCGCTACGTCGCCCGCGGACGTGACGCGGTCCTGCTGCAGCTGGCGCTGCACGAACTGCGCCGGGCCGCGCCGCTGCCGCTCGACCTGCCGTTGCCCGCCGACCCGGAGCTGCGCCGGCTGTGCCAGGACTTCCTGGCGGAGCCACGCGTCGACGTCCGCCCGGCGGCCTGGGCGGCCCGGCTGCACGTCGCCGAGCGGACGCTGCACCGCCGGTTCCGCGCCGAGACCGGGCTCGGCCTCGCGCCGTGGCGGCGTCGCGCCTGCGTGCTGCACGCGTTGCCGCTGCTCGCGGCGGGTGCGCCGGTGGCCGAGGTGGCCGCCGGCCTCGGCTACGCGGGCCCGGGCGCGTTCACCACGATGTTCCACCGCCTGCTCGGCGCGCCACCCAGCGAGTTTCGCGAGCGCTGA
- a CDS encoding AurF N-oxygenase family protein: protein MTSISEREPEVSDRETIACRLLDSSEQLSYDPVKEVDWETPLDKDFHGASPEWSTLYGTSYWDGMTPEQQRELTRHEAASVASTGIWFEMILQQMILRDFYAKDPTDPAFQWALTEIADECRHSIMFARGAAKLGAPAYRPRRFVVEAGRIFKATATGEAAYAAILVAEEVLDVMQRDWMRDERVVPFVRTINNIHVVEESRHMKFAREETRQRLDGAGWVRRQINALVVAIASFFIVTSMVNHQVYENAGLDGKRARREAKANQHHKSMLRSSCSGLMEFLHSAGLLTKPALWFYKRANLI, encoded by the coding sequence ATGACGAGCATCAGCGAACGCGAGCCGGAGGTGTCGGACCGCGAGACCATCGCGTGCCGGCTGCTGGACTCGTCGGAGCAGCTCTCGTACGACCCCGTCAAGGAGGTCGACTGGGAGACGCCGCTCGACAAGGACTTCCACGGCGCCAGCCCGGAGTGGAGCACGCTGTACGGGACGTCCTACTGGGACGGGATGACCCCGGAACAGCAGCGCGAACTGACCCGCCACGAGGCGGCGTCGGTGGCGAGCACCGGCATCTGGTTCGAGATGATCCTGCAGCAGATGATCCTGCGGGACTTCTACGCGAAGGACCCGACCGATCCCGCGTTCCAGTGGGCGCTGACCGAGATCGCCGACGAGTGCCGGCACTCGATCATGTTCGCCCGCGGCGCGGCCAAGCTGGGCGCGCCCGCCTACCGCCCGCGCCGGTTCGTCGTCGAGGCCGGCCGGATCTTCAAGGCCACCGCGACCGGCGAAGCCGCCTACGCGGCGATCCTCGTCGCCGAAGAGGTCCTCGACGTCATGCAGCGCGACTGGATGCGCGACGAGCGCGTCGTCCCGTTCGTCCGGACCATCAACAACATCCACGTCGTCGAAGAGTCGCGCCACATGAAGTTCGCGCGCGAGGAAACCCGTCAGCGGCTCGACGGCGCCGGGTGGGTGCGGCGGCAGATCAACGCGCTGGTCGTCGCGATCGCGTCGTTCTTCATCGTCACCAGCATGGTGAACCACCAGGTCTACGAGAACGCGGGGCTGGACGGTAAGCGCGCCCGGCGCGAGGCGAAGGCCAACCAGCACCACAAGTCGATGCTGCGCTCGAGCTGCTCCGGGCTGATGGAGTTCCTCCACTCCGCCGGGCTGCTGACCAAGCCGGCGCTGTGGTTCTACAAGCGCGCGAACCTGATCTGA